From Rhodamnia argentea isolate NSW1041297 chromosome 10, ASM2092103v1, whole genome shotgun sequence, a single genomic window includes:
- the LOC115749228 gene encoding wound-induced protein 1-like — protein MAADDIEPTVPESNKNKVTVEALYAALTLGNSDKVAKLLASDLEWWFHGPSRCQHMMRVLTGELEYSKFTFHPRSVTAIGDGYVITEGWEGAQAYWVHVWPLENRLITQFQDYFNMWLTVSEVLAPQWEAVRASHTLWQSQTREIFDPSLPRLSLAI, from the coding sequence atggCAGCCGATGACATTGAACCTACCGTGCCGGAATCCAACAAGAACAAAGTGACCGTCGAGGCCCTTTACGCCGCATTGACTCTCGGCAACTCTGACAAGGTGGCCAAGCTACTGGCTAGCGACCTCGAATGGTGGTTCCACGGGCCATCCCGTTGTCAGCACATGATGCGGGTGCTCACCGGGGAATTGGAGTACTCCAAGTTTACATTCCATCCACGTAGCGTAACGGCTATAGGCGACGGCTATGTGATCACCGAGGGGTGGGAAGGGGCGCAGGCATATTGGGTCCATGTCTGGCCGCTAGAGAACAGGCTGATCACGCAGTTTCAGGATTATTTCAACATGTGGCTCACCGTGAGTGAAGTGTTAGCGCCGCAGTGGGAGGCGGTGCGAGCGAGCCACACACTATGGCAGAGCCAGACTAGAGAGATTTTCGACCCGTCATTGCCGAGGCTTTCGCTCGCCATATGA
- the LOC115749229 gene encoding senescence associated gene 20-like: protein MAADDFESTVPESNKNKVTVEALYAALALGDSNKVAKLLASDLEWWFHGPPGCQHMMRVLTGKSYYSEFTFHPRSLTGIGGDYVIVEGWEGAQAYWVHVWTWKNGQITQFREYFNTSLTVREVPAPRWTTARASQTLWQSQTRELFDQSLPGLLLAI from the coding sequence ATGGCAGCTGATGACTTTGAATCTACCGTGCCGGAATCCAACAAGAACAAAGTGACGGTCGAGGCCCTTTATGCCGCATTGGCTCTTGGCGACTCCAACAAGGTGGCCAAGCTCCTGGCCAGTGATCTCGAATGGTGGTTCCACGGGCCGCCTGGTTGCCAGCACATGATGCGGGTGCTCACTGGGAAATCATACTACTCTGAGTTTACATTCCATCCACGTAGCCTAACGGGAATAGGCGGCGACTATGTGATCGTCGAGGGGTGGGAAGGGGCGCAGGCATATTGGGTCCACGTCTGGACGTGGAAGAATGGGCAGATCACGCAGTTCAGGGAGTATTTTAACACGTCGCTCACCGTGAGGGAAGTGCCGGCACCGCGGTGGACGACGGCGCGGGCGAGCCAGACACTCTGGCAGAGCCAGACCAGAGAGCTTTTCGACCAGTCGTTGCCAGGGCTTTTGCTCGCCATATGA